A window of Mycolicibacterium madagascariense genomic DNA:
TCGATGCCGCCGATGTCGACGAGGCGCTCGCGGTCAATCCCGAGGAGTGGCGCAAGGAACTGCCGCTCATCGAGGAGTGGTTCGAGTTCGTCGGCGAGAAGCTGCCCACCGGCATCAAGGACGAGTTCGACGCGCTGAAGACCCGCCTCGCCTAAGTTTCTTCCCGCGAGCAGACGCAAAGGGCCCTGAATCCACGCGATTGAGGGCCCTTTGCGTCTGCTCGGCGGGTGGCGGGGGGCTGGTCGGCGGGGTACTTGACACCCGTCAAGTCGGGCGTCGTACAGTTCTGCTCATGCAGATTCGCGACACCGCCGTTGCCACGCCCGACAAGCCCGCGATCATCATGCACCCGTCGGGAACGGTGGTGACGTTCGGCGAGCTGGAGGCCAGGGCGAACCAGCTGGCGCACTTCTTCCGCGAGGCCGGACTCGTCGAGGGTGACGCCGTGGCCATCCTCATGGAGAACAGCGAACACATGCATGCCGTCATGTGGGCGGCGCGCCGGGCCGGGCTGTACTACGTCCCCATCAACACCCATCTCACCGCCGCCGAGGTCGCGTACATCGTCGACAACTCCAGCGCGAAGGCCATCGTCGGCTCCGGCGGCCTGACCGACGTCCTGGCCGATCTCGAAGCCGAGCTGCCGGGCGGGCTCCCGCCGGTGCTCCTCGTCGCCGACGCCGACCTTGACGGCTGGCAGCGCTATCCGGAATGCGTTGCCGCCCAACCCGTTACCCCGATCGACGACGAGATCGAGGGCGATCTGCTGCAGTACTCCTCGGGCACCACGGGGCGGCCGAAGGGGATCAAGCGCGCCCTGCCACACCTGCCGCCCTCGGAGGTGCCCGGGTTGATGGCCGCCCTGGTCGGATTCTGGACGACCCCGGACGCGGTGTACCTCAGTCCCGCGCCGCTGTACCACACCGCTCCCTCGGTGTGGTCGATGCAGACGCAGGCCGCCGGCATCACCACCGTCGTACTCGAGAAGTTCAGCCCCGAGGGCGCACTCGAGGCGATCCAGCGACACCGGGTCACCCACGGCCAGTTCGTTCCGGTGATGT
This region includes:
- the fadD4 gene encoding fatty-acid--CoA ligase FadD4 encodes the protein MQIRDTAVATPDKPAIIMHPSGTVVTFGELEARANQLAHFFREAGLVEGDAVAILMENSEHMHAVMWAARRAGLYYVPINTHLTAAEVAYIVDNSSAKAIVGSGGLTDVLADLEAELPGGLPPVLLVADADLDGWQRYPECVAAQPVTPIDDEIEGDLLQYSSGTTGRPKGIKRALPHLPPSEVPGLMAALVGFWTTPDAVYLSPAPLYHTAPSVWSMQTQAAGITTVVLEKFSPEGALEAIQRHRVTHGQFVPVMFTRMLKLPEAVRNSYDVSSLQRVMHAAAPCPVEIKMQMMDWWGPIIDEYYASSEAIGSTLITAEEYLTHPGSVGRSMMTPLHIVGEDGNELPPGVAGEIYFEGGNDFEYLNDPDKTASSRDAHGWKTVGDIGYVDEDGYLYLTDRRHHMIISGGVNIYPQEAENMLVTHPKVMDAAVFGVPDDDMGQSVKGVVQTVDEADATDAFADELLAWLRDRLAHFKCPRSISFEAQLPRTDTGKLYKQELIKKYS